A stretch of Eleutherodactylus coqui strain aEleCoq1 chromosome 2, aEleCoq1.hap1, whole genome shotgun sequence DNA encodes these proteins:
- the CSRP2 gene encoding cysteine and glycine-rich protein 2, with protein MPNWGGGNKCGACGTSVYHAEEVQCDGRSYHKCCFLCMVCKKNLDSTTVANHEDEIYCRSCYGKKYGPKGYGYGQGAGTLNMDKGERLGIRPEESQQPRSGTSANPSKFAQKIGGADKCPRCGESVYAAEKVMGAGKSWHKNCFRCAKCGKSLESTTLTEKDGEIYCKACYAKNFGPKGFGFGQGAGALLHAQ; from the exons ATGCCTAACTGGGGAGGTGGAAACAAATGTGGAGCCTGCGGTACCTCAGTGTACCATGCCGAGGAGGTGCAGTGTGACGGCAGGAGCTATCACAAGTGCTGCTTCCTTTGTA TGGTTTGCAAAAAAAACCTTGATAGTACAACAGTGGCTAATCATGAGGATGAGATTTACTGCCGATCCTGCTATGGTAAAAAGTATGGACCCAAGGGTTATGGGTATGGGCAAGGAGCGGGCACGTTGAATATGGACAAAGGGGAACGACTGGGCATTAGACCTGAAGA ATCACAACAACCCCGTTCTGGTACCTCTGCTAATCCTTCCAAATTTGCTCAGAAGattggaggagctgataagtgtCCACGATGTGGCGAATCTGTATATGCTGCGGAGAAAGTAATGGGAGCAGGGAAG TCATGGCATAAGAATTGTTTCAGATGTGCAAAGTGTGGCAAGAGTCTGGAATCTACAACTTTGACTGAAAAAGATGGGGAGATCTACTGCAAAG CTTGTTATGCCAAAAACTTTGGACCAAAGGGATTTGGATTTGGCCAAGGAGCTGGAGCGCTTTTACATGCGCAGTGA